GCGCGTGCTGGACCAAGCCTTTGGCATCGAATACGTGCAGATCACCACCATCCACTCGGCGATGAACGATCAGCCGGTGATCGACGCCTACCACCACGAAGACCTGCGTCGCACCCGTTCGGCATTCCAGTCGGTGATTCCGGTGTCCACCGGCCTGGCCCGGGGTATCGAACGCCTGCTGCCGGAACTTGCCGGGCGAATCCAGGCCAAAGCGGTACGCGTGCCGACCGTCAACGTCTCGTGCCTGGACATCACCCTGCAGACTTCCCGCGATACCAGCGCCGAGGAAGTCAACCGGGTGCTGCGCGAGGCTGCCCTGGATGGCCCGCTGAAAGGCTTGCTGGCCTACACCGAGCTGCCCCACGCCAGCTGTGATTTCAACCATGACCCGCATTCGGCCATCGTCGATGCCAGCCAGACCCGCGTCTCAGGCCCTCGCCTGGTGAACCTGCTGGCCTGGTTCGACAACGAATGGGGGTTTGCCAACCGTATGCTCGACGTCGCCGAACACTATCTGCACGTCGTACACCCAACCCGCAGCAAACAGCCCTGAAGGACTGCATTCATGACCGTGTTGAAGATGACCGACCTCGACCTGCAAGGTAAGCGCGTACTGATTCGCGAAGACCTCAACGTCCCTGTGAAGGACGGTGTGGTAGCCAGCGACGCGCGTATCCTGGCAGCGCTGCCGACCATCAAGCTGGCCCTGGAGAAGGGCGCGGCGGTGATGGTCTGCTCGCACCTGGGCCGCCCGACCGAAGGTGAGTTCTCCGCCGAGAACAGCCTCAAGCCGGTTGCCGATTACCTGAGCAAGGCCCTGGGCCGCGACGTGCCGCTGGTCGCCGATTACCTCGACGGCGTTCAGGTGCAGGCCGGTGACCTGGTGCTGTTCGAAAACGTGCGCTTCAACAAGGGCGAGAAGAAGAACGCCGACGAGCTGGCGCAGAAATACGCCGCCCTGTGCGACGTGTTCGTGATGGACGCCTTCGGTACCGCCCACCGCGCCGAGGGTTCCACCCATGGCGTCGCCAAGTTCGCCAAGGTCGCCGCCGCAGGCCCCCTGCTGGCCGCCGAGCTGGATGCCCTGGGCAAGGCCCTGAAAGCTCCGGCCAAGCCGATGGCTGCCATCGTCGCCGGTTCCAAGGTGTCGACCAAGCTGGACGTGCTGAACAGCCTGAGCGCGGTCTGCGACCAGCTGATCGTCGGTGGCGGCATTGCCAACACCTTCCTTGCCGCCGCCGGTCACCCGGTCGGCAAGTCGCTGTACGAGCCTGACCTGGTCGAGACCGCCAAGGCCATCGCCGCCAAGGTCAGCGTACCGCTGCCAGTGGACGTGGTGGTCGCCAAGGAATTCGCCGAGAGCGCCGAAGCCACCGTCAAGGCGATCGCCGATGTGGCTGCCGACGACATGATCCTGGACATCGGTCCGAAGACCGCCGAGCAGTTCGCCGAATTGCTCAAGACCTCGAAGACTATCCTTTGGAACGGTCCGGTCGGTGTGTTCGAGTTCGACCAGTTCGGCAACGGCACCCAGGTCCTGGCCAAGGCCATCGCCGACAGCGCCGCGTTCTCCATCGCCGGTGGCGGTGACACCCTGGCGGCCATCGACAAGTATGGCGTGGGTGCCGATATCTCCTACATTTCCACCGGTGGCGGCGCGTTCCTCGAGTTCGTCGAGGGCAAGGTCCTGCCTGCCGTGGCAATCCTGGAAGAGCGGGCCAAGGCCTGAGCGTGAAGGCGCCTGGCAAAGGGAGCGACCTGATGGTCAAGCAATTGCCTGTGATGATCGTGGCCTTGTTGCTGGGCGCCTGTTCCAGCAACAAGGGCAGCGAGGCCGAACCGGCGCAGCCGCCCAAGGGTGGTTGCTACCAGTCCCAGTGGCAGGCGGAGACGGCACCGGTGATCAACAAGCGCTTGGGTCCGGACGGCCTGGAAAAGTACGACGACGAACACCAGCGCGGGGCCCCGGGCTGCCCTTGATCGGGTGGTTGGCAACCTGGCAAGGGTTTCGTGGTCTTGAATACCGGGGCTGCGGCGCAGCCCCCAGCGGAGTAGTTTGATGAAAGTGCTTCTGGCCGCACTGGCCTTGGCGATCCTGGCAGGCTGCTCGCTGCTGCAGCCGGCCCAAACGGCCCCGGCGGACAACTGGACCCGCTGGGTCTGCGACAGCCAGGCCGAAGTGCTGTGGCGCTTCGCCGACGCGCAGCAGGACACAGTCGATGTCCGTCTCGGCGGCGGCGACCAAGTCCATCGGCTCAAGGCCGAGCCGGGTGCCTCCGGCGCGCTGTACAGCGATGGCATGCTGGCCTTCCACACCAAAGGTGACGAAGGCCTGGTGTATTGGGTGGCGACCAACGATCTGATTGGGCGGGGCTGCAAGGCACCGTGACTGGCCGGGCCGTGTAGATGGCCCACACTACTTGAACAGCAACCGCCCCTGCGGCAGGCTTGCATGAAACAAACGACGCTTGTCGGGAGAGAGATACACAATGGCACTCATTAGCATGCGCCAGATGCTGGACCACGCCGCCGAGTTCGGCTACGGCGTTCCGGCTTTCAACGTCAACAACCTCGAGCAGATGCGCGCCATCATGGAAGCCGCAGACGCCACCGACTCTCCGGTCATCGTCCAGGCCTCGGCCGGCGCCCGCAAGTACGCGGGTGCCCCGTTCCTGCGTCACCTGATCCTGGCCGCCATCGAAGAGTTCCCGCACATCCCGGTGTGCATGCACCAGGATCACGGCACCAGCCCAGACGTGTGCCAGCGCTCGATCCAGCTGGGCTTCAGCTCGGTGATGATGGACGGCTCGCTGAAGGAAGACGGCAAGACCCCGTCCGACTACGACTACAACGTCCGCGTCACCCAGCAGACCGTGGCGTTCGCCCACGCCTGCGGTGTGTCGGTGGAAGGTGAGCTGGGCTGCCTGGGCAGCCTGGAAACCGGTCAGGCCGGCGAGGAAGACGGCGTCGGCGCAGAAGGCATTCTGGACCACAGCCAGATGCTGACCGACCCGGAAGAGGCCGCCGACTTCGTCAAGAAGACCCAGGTCGATGCCCTGGCCATCGCCATCGGTACCAGCCACGGCGCCTACAAGTTCACCAAGCCACCCACCGGTGACATCCTGGCGATCGACCGCATCAAGGAAATCCACAAGCGCATCCCCAACACCCACTTGGTGATGCACGGTTCCTCGTCGGTACCGCAGGAATGGCTGAAGATCATCAACGAGTTCGGTGGTGATATCAAAGAGACCTACGGCGTACCGGTCGAGGAAATCGTCGAAGGCATCAAGTACGGCGTGCGCAAGGTCAACATCGATACCGACCTGCGTCTGGCGTCCACCGGTGCCATCCGTCGCTACATGGCTGCGCACCCAAGCGAGTTCGACCCACGCAAGTTCTTCGCCGAGACCGTGAAGGCCATGCGTGACGTGTGCATCGCCCGCTACGAAGCCTTCGGCACCGCCGGCAATGCTTCGAAGATCAAGCCGATCACCCTCGAAGGCATGTTCCAGCGTTATGCCAAAGGTGAACTGGCGGCCAAGATCAACTGATCCGGCACCGTTCAACGAAGGAGCCCGCAGCGATGCGGGCTTTTTTGTGCCCGTATGTCGACTGCCCACCGCTTATACCGTTAGTCGGCTAACATCGGTTCAGATGGCTTACGGCCATCTGCCTGCATTGCGTCTTCGGGGGCCGAGTCTAGAGTAATAATCGGATCCAATCACAAGTCGCAGTTGGACTTACCAAGAGAAGCAGCATGGATGGCGCTTATTCACAATCACCGGAAAGCAGCTCGGTGCTGCTGGTCGTAGACGACTACCCGGAAAACCTCATCAGCATGCGGGCCTTGCTGTCCCGCCAGGATTGGCAGGTACTGACCGCCAGTTCAGGGATGGAAGCCCTGAGCACCCTGCTCGAACACGAAGTCGACCTGGTCCTGCTCGACGTGCAGATGCCCGAAATGGACGGCTTCGAGGTGGCCCGCCTGATGCGCGGCAGCCAACGCACGCGGCTAACCCCGATCATCTTCCTCACCGCCAATGAACAGTCCGAGGCGGCGGTGCTCAAAGGCTATGCCAGCGGTGCTGTGGACTACCTGTTCAAACCCTTCGACCCGCAGATTCTCAAGCCCAAGGTCCAGGCCCAGCTGGAGCAGCAGCGCAACCGGCGCATGCTGCAACGCCTGACCCGCGAACTGGAATCGGCGCGGGCCTTCAATGCCTCGATCCTGGAGAACGCCGCCGAGGGCATTCTGGTGGTGGACGAGTCGGGCTGCATCGGCTTCGCCAACCCGGCCGTCTCGCGCCTGCTCGATACCCCGGTGGACAAGTTGCAGGGCGCGCACATGCTGGACCTGATCCAGCTGCCCTGCGCCAACCTGTGGCACGAGTCGGACTTCTACCAGGCCTACCTGGGCCGGCAGATCTTCCGCGTGCACGACGCCCAGCTGCGTACACTCGCAGGCCAGTTGGTGCCGGTGGCGCTGTCCTGCGCGCCGCTGCCCGCCGAACAGAAGGCCATGGTGGTGACGGTGCTGGACATGTCCGTGGTGCGCAACCTGCACCAGCAGCTCGAATACCAGGCGGTCACCGACCCGCTGACCGGGCTGCTCAACCGCCGCGGGTTCTACCAGGCCGCCGAGAGCGCGCTGCTGCGCAACGAGCGCTCGGACAAGGCCAAGGCCTTGATGTACATGGACCTGGATGGCTTCAAGCGGATCAACGACCTGCTCGGCCATGAGGCCGGCGACAAGGTCCTGCGCTGGGTGGCCGATCAGCTCAAGGAGTGCCTGGGCAGCGAGGCGCTGTTGGCCAGGATGGGCGGTGACGAGTTCACCGCGTTGTTCGACGGACTGCCATACCCCGAGCAGGCCGGACGCTATGCCGAGAAGCTGCTGGAGCGGATGTCGAGCTTCCAGCAGGTGGATGGCCTGGAGGTCAACCTGGGGGTGAGCATCGGCATCGCCACCTACCCGGACTGCGGCGCCAACGTGGAAGGCCTGCTGCGGGCGGCCGATGCCGCAATGTATGCGGCCAAGCAGGCCGGGCGCCAGCAGTACCGTTTCTACGACCAGGAACTCAATGGTCGCGCCCGTTCACGACTGATGCTTGAGGACAGCGTGCGCACGGCCATCGAGCAGAACGACTTCAGCCTGGTCTACCAGCCCCAGGTGGCGTTCGCCGACGGTCGGCTGCGCGGCTTCGAGGCGCTGTTGCGTTGGAAGCACCCGAGTGTCGGTGATGTGCCCCCCGGGCTGTTCATTCCCTTGTTGGAAGAGGCGCGGCTGATCAACCGCCTGGCCAGCTGGATCTATCGCAAGGGCGCCGCGCAGCGCAATGCCTGGAGCGAGCGCTTCGGTTCGCAGCTGGTGCTGGGCATCAGCCTGAGCCGCGCCCAGTTCACCATGCCTGGATTGGTCGATGAACTGGCCCAGGTGATCGACAAGCACCAACTGCAGCCCGATCAGCTGGAGGTGGAGGTGGCCGAGACGTCGCTGATGTACAACATCGACGCGGCGGTGAAGCAGGTGCACCGCCTGCGCGAGCTGGGTATTCGCGTGGCACTGGACGACTTCGGTGCCGGCGATTGCTCGTTGCGCATGCTGCGCGACCTGCCCATCGACACCCTCAAACTTGACCGCCACCTGGTTGCGCGGCTACCGGACTCGGCGGCGGACATCGCGCTGGTGCGCAGCGTCATTGGCCTGTGCGCGGCCTACGACATCACGGTGATCGCCGAGGGCGTGGAGACCCAGACCCAGGCCGAATGGCTCAAGGATGCCGGCTGCGCCTACGTGCAGGGGTTCCTGGTCGCCCGTCCGCTGACCGCCAGCGATGCCGGCAACTTCCCGGTGGTTTTCCCATGGGCGTCGTGATTGGCTAAACTCGCGTCTTCCCGTTCCGAACGCCTGCCATGACCGCCTTACGCTACCTGCAAGCCTACCCGCCGCACCTGCAGGAACAGGTGCGCCAGATGATCGCCAGCGATCGCCTGGGCGACTACCTGCGCCAGCGCTACCCCGAGCGCCATGACGTGCAGAGTGACAAGGCACTGTACGGCTATGCCCAGGAAATCAAGCAGCAGTACCTGCGCAGTGCGCCGCCGCTGGACAAGGTGCTGTTCGACAACCGCCTGGACCTCACCCACCGGGCGCTGGGCCTGAACACGGCGGTGTCGAGGGTGCAGGGCGGCAAGCTCAAGGCGAAGAAGGAAATCCGCGTCGCCTCGCTGTTTCGCGAGGCGGCGCCGCAGTTTTTGCGCATGATTGTGGTGCATGAGCTGGCGCACCTGAGAGAACGCGACCACAACAAGGCCTTCTACCAGCTCTGCCAGCACATGGAGCCGGACTACCATCAATTGGAATTCGACCTGCGCGTCTACCTGACCTATCGGGAGCTGCCGGGCAACACCTGAGGGACAAGCACCCCATGACCACGGAAGTGAGCAAGACCCGCAGCAGCTTCTACCGCCGCCTCTACGTGGCCTGGCTGATCGACAGCCAGACCGCCACCAGCGTGCCGGCGCTGATGGAGGCCACCGGCATGCCACGGCGTACCGCCCAGGACACCATCGCCGCCCTGGCCGACCTGGATATCGTCTGCGAGTTCGAGCAGCAGGCCGGCGCGCGCAACCATGCCGGGCATTACCGCATCCGCGACTGGGGGGCGATCGACAAACAGTGGATCATCCAGCACCTGCGCCAGCTGCGCGAAGTGTTGGGTTATCCCTGAAAGGGCTCCCCGTGGGAGCGGGCTTGTCCCGCGATGGTGCGCGCAGAGCTCCCGGCAATCTCAGCCTTTACGCATGCCGATGTGCGGAATATCGTCCTCGAGGTATTCTTCGCCGACCGCTTCGAAACCATGGCGAGCGTAGAACCCCTGCAAATGCGCCTGGGCCGACAGATAGATCGATACGCCAGGCCAGCAATGGCCGGCAGCTTCCAGTCCCTTCAGCAGTAGTGGGTGGCCCAGCTTCATATCGCGCGCCTCGGGGGACGTCACCACCCGGCCAATGACGACTTCGCCGTCCTGCGATTGCGGATCGAGCAAGCGCAGGTACGCCACCAGCCGCTCACCGTCCCAGCCCATCAGGTGCAATGTGTCGCCACACAGGTCGAGCCCGTCGACTTCCTGGTAGGCACAACGCTGCTCGACCACGAACACTTCGGTGCGCAGTTGCAGGATGGCGTAGAGTTGTTCCTTGGCAAGGTCGCCATGGTGCTTGCAGATCCACTCGATGGACATGGATGGGTACTCCTTCGGTTGACCGTCGATCATCGCAAATCCTGCTGGGTTCGACGAGATCGAATGACGGTACCTGGCACTCGGCCAAAATAGAGGCTAAATGACACTATCGCCCGCTGTCGCCAGGATGCGGCTTGTGTAATCTGGACCTCTGTTGCTAGTTGAGACCGCCGTCACCAGCGTGAGCCCCCAACTGCGAAAGGAATTGAGCATGCGGCCACTGCTTTGCGTTCTTGGTTTACTCGGGCTGTTGTGCGCGGGGCCTGCCCTGGCCCAAGGCAAGCTGCGGCTGGTGGCCGACAGCTGGCCGCCGTTTACCGACACCAGCATGCCCGGTGGCGGCCTGGCCACCAGCATCGTCACCACGGCGCTGACCCGCGCCGGCTACGCCATCGAGTTCGAGGAGGTGCCTTGGGCCAGGGCGCTGATGGGCGTGGGCGAGGGGCGCTACGATGTGCTGATCAACGCTTGGTATAACGACGAGCGAACCCTGATCGGCCAGTTCTCGGGCGCCTACCTGGTCAACCGCATCCGCCTGCTCAAGCGTGAGGGCGAAGCGTTCTCCTATGCACGCCAGTCTGACCTTTATCCCTACACCATCGCCGTGGTGCGCGATTACGCCTACTCCCCAGAATTCGACAGCGACGAGCGCCTGAACAAGGTGCCGGTGCGCAGCTTCTCGTCCGCGGTGCGCATGCTGGCGGCCGGCCGGGTCAACCTGGCAGTGGAGGACGAGTACGTCGCGCGTTACAACCTGCAGCGCGAGCCGCAGCCGGTGCGGGAGGGGGTGGCGTTCGTCGACCCGCCGCTGAGCGAGAACAGTCTGCACATCCTGGTCAGCCTCAAGCACCCGGAGCATCAGAAGATTGTCGCCCGCTTCGAGAAGGCGATCGCCACGATGAAGGCCGACGGCAGCTACGACCGGCTGCTGCGCCAGCATGGGTTCTGATCGCGGGGCGATCAGGCGGGTTCGCCTTCCTTGATCAAATGCCCTGCGAGTGTCCGTAACGGTCCCAGTTGTCGGCAGATCAGCGCCAGTTGCGTCTGTACCAGCCGCTGATGCTCGTCCAGCTCCTCCGGCATCTGCTCCAGCGCGTTGGCCAGGGCTTCCTCGGCGTCGCTGTGGATTGCCACCGGCAACCGCGCCGCCAAGCCATTGGCGATTTCGTCGAGGCTGCTGGCCAGGCTCCGCCCGGCGCCATCGATCAACTGCTCGTGGACCTCGGTCGGCAGCACCGTGTCGCGGTGCGCGCCCAGCCCCGAGAGGTAGCTGAGCAAGGTGTGTGACAGCACCAGGAAGCGGAAGCCGACATCGGCTTCCTTACGGAAGTGCCCCGGCTCCATCAGCATGTTGGCCAAGGTGGTGGACAATGCCGCGTCGGCGTTGTGCGCGTTGCGCCGGGCCAGGCGGTAGGCCAGGTCGTCGCGCTTGCCATGGGCATACTGCTGCATGATCTGGCGCAGGTATTCGCTGGCGCAGGCCAGGGTGTTGGCCAGCACCTTGTTCAGCCGCCGGCCCTGCCAGTCAGGCAGGAACAGGAACACCGCGAGAATGGCGATCAGGCTGCCCACCAGGGTATCGAACAGGCGCGGCAGGAACAGGCCGTAGCCATCGCCGATCTGGTTGAAGCAGAACAGCACCATCAGGGTGATCGCCGCCGTGGCCAGGGTGTAGCGGGTGGTGCGGTTGACGAAGAAAACCACCCCGGCGACCACCGCGAACAGCGACTGGATGATCGGGTTGGGGAACAGGTCGAACAGCGCCCAGCCCACGGTCAGGCCGATGGCGGTGCCGAAGATCCGCTGCACCAGCTTGCGCCGGGTCGCGCCATAGTTGGGCTGGCAGACGAACAGGGTGGTGAGGATGATCCAGTAACCCTGGGTCGGGTGGATCAGGTGCACCATGCCATAGCCCACCGACAGCGCCAGCGACAGGCGCAGGGCGTGGCGGAACAGCAGCGAGGTCGGCGTCAGCTGGGTGCGCAAGCGTTTCCACACATCCTTGAGGTTGCGGGGCGAGCGGTCGAGCAGGCTGCTGTCGCTGGCGTCGGCCAGGCTGTCCGGGTTGCTCGCGGCGCTGAGCAGCCGATCCAGGGTGGCCAGGTTGGCGGCCAGTGCCCGCAGCGAGCGCAGCAGGCCGCGCCAGGCCGGGTTGCTCTGGATGCGCAGGTGCTCGAGCGAAGCATTGAGGTCTTCCAGGGCCTCGGGGTAGCCACTGGCGAGCACGAAGGGCTGGCGCAGGCGAATCGAGCGGGCCAGCTCCTGGCAGGAAGAACCCTGTTTGCGCAGCAGGCGCTGGCAGCGGAACATCACATCGCTGTGGAAGAAGGCGTCCGTCAACGCGTTGTAGGGGTAGTGCGAGGCACTGACCCGCTCATGGATGTCCTGGGCCAGGAAGTACAGCTTGAGGTAGCGGCTGACCTTGGAGTTCGGCTGGCTGTTGCCGACCCGGTGCAGGATGATTTCCTTGGCCGCGTTGAGCGCCGCCACAACCTTGCCATTCTGCTTGGCCAGCTCCAGGCGCGTGGCCTCGACGTCGAGTGTGCGCACCGGCTCGAACAGGCTGGCCTTGAGCTTGAGGTAGGTGCCCAGCTCGAAGAACAGCTTGGCCAGGCTCTGCTGCACCGGCTGGTTGGAGAACAGCGCCTGCCACAGCACCGACAGCAGGCCATACCAGGCCGCGCCCGCGACCAGCAGCAACGGCTCGTGCCAAAAGTCGCTGACTTCGCCGCCGCGCTGGTCGACGCCGATCATGGTGTAGACCGAAAGGATCAGCGTGGCCGAGGCGATCGCCCCGTAGCGTTCGCCCAAGGCCCCGAGCATGGTCAGGGAAAACGCCGCCAGGGCCAGGGCGACGGCGAAGATCCAGGGGTAGGGGAACAGCAGCTCGACCGACAGCGCGGCGATGGCGAAACAGCCAAGGGTCACCAGCAGGGCGCTGAGCCGGCCCTGCCAGCCATCGTCGGTTTCGGCCAGGGCACTGGCGATGATGCCGAGGAACAGCGGGATGAGCAGGCTCATCTCGTTCTGGTACCAGCACCAGGCCATGCTGCCGGTGAGTGCGATGGTCACGCGGATGGCGTAGCTGAACTTGTCTTGGCCCCACAGGCGACGCAATGAATGGCGGAACGAGCTCGATGACATGATGGCCCTGGGCTGAGATCGGTTGAGTAGCGTCGAGGCTGTCTTGGGGCCGCGCAGCAGCTCCCAAAAATGGCGCTCCAGCACAGACCAGCAAGAAGCGTTCCGTGCTGCTGAATGGATTCTACTCTACACGAACTGCGCCGCCGCGTTGGCCGAAGCCCAGGCCCACTGGAAGTTGAAACCACCCAGGTGCCCGCTCACGTCCAGCACCTCGCCGATGAAGTACAGCCCAGGGCTCTTCAGCGATTCCATGGTCTTGGACGACACCTCGCGGGTATCGACTCCGCCCAAGGTCACCTCGGCGGTGCGATAGCCCTCGGTGCCGGCCGGGATCACTTGCCAGGCCGACAGTTTCTCGGCGATCTGGGTCAATTCTGCCGGCGTGTACTGTTTCAAGGGTTTCGAAACGAACCACTGCTCGGCCAGCAGGTTGGCCAGCTTGCGGGTGAACACCTCGCCCAGCACTGTCTTCAGCTCGCTGTTGGAGCGCTCGACTTGCTGGCCCTGCAGCCACTCCAACGCGTCGCGATCAGGCAGCAGGTTGATCTGCACCGTGTCGCCGGCTTCCCAGAACGACGAGATCTGCAGGATCGCCGGGCCGCTCAGGCCGCGGTGAGTGAACAACAGATTCTCGCGGAAGCTCATGCCATTGCAGCTCGCGACGCAGTCCAGCGAGGTGCCCGACAACTCGGTGCATAGTGCCTTGAGCTGGGGCTCGGTGATGGTGAACGGCACCAGGCCGGCGCGGGTCGGCAACAATTCATGGCCGAACTGGCGGGCGACCTGGTAGCCAAAGCCGGTAGCGCCCAAGGTCGGGATCGACAGGCCGCCGGTGGCGATCACCAGCGACTGGCAGGCGAACGGACCGGCGCTGGTCTGCAGGGTGTAGCCGCCTTCGGTCTTGTCGATGCGCTCGATGCTGGTGTTCATGCGCAGTTCGGCGCCGGCCTCGTCACACTCGGCCAGGAGCATGTCGAGGATGTCGCTGGACTTGTTGTCGCAGAACAGCTGGCCGAGCTTCTTCTCGTGGTACGCCACGCCGTGCTTGCATACCAGCTCGATGAAGTCCCACTGGGTGTAGCGGGCCAGTGCCGACTTGCAGAAGTGCGGGTTGTGCGAGAGGAAGTTGGCGGGCTCGGTGTACATGTTGGTGAAGTTGCAACGCCCGCCGCCGGACATGAGGATCTTCTTGCCCGGCTTGTTGGCGTGGTCGAGCAGCAGCACCCGGCGCCCGCGGCGGGCGCTGAGCTGGGCGCACATCAGGCCGGCGGCGCCGGCGCCGAGGATGATCACGTCGGTGGAGTGCACGAAATTACCTCTTCAAGAACTGGGGCCGCAAAGCGGCCCCAAAAAGTCTTCAGACGATACGGACTTTCAGGGCGCGACCCTTGATCTTGCCGCTGTTCAGCCGCTGCATGGCCTGCTTGGCCACCGCCCGCTCCACCGCCACGAACGCCACGAAGTCGAAGATGGCGATCTTGCCCACCTGCTTGCCCGGCAACCCGGCATCGCCGGTCAGCGCGCCGAGGATGTCGCCCGGGCGCAGCTTGTCCTTGCGTCCGGCACCAATGCACAGGGTGGTCATCGCCGGCAGCAGC
This window of the Pseudomonas mosselii genome carries:
- a CDS encoding phosphoglycerate kinase, yielding MTVLKMTDLDLQGKRVLIREDLNVPVKDGVVASDARILAALPTIKLALEKGAAVMVCSHLGRPTEGEFSAENSLKPVADYLSKALGRDVPLVADYLDGVQVQAGDLVLFENVRFNKGEKKNADELAQKYAALCDVFVMDAFGTAHRAEGSTHGVAKFAKVAAAGPLLAAELDALGKALKAPAKPMAAIVAGSKVSTKLDVLNSLSAVCDQLIVGGGIANTFLAAAGHPVGKSLYEPDLVETAKAIAAKVSVPLPVDVVVAKEFAESAEATVKAIADVAADDMILDIGPKTAEQFAELLKTSKTILWNGPVGVFEFDQFGNGTQVLAKAIADSAAFSIAGGGDTLAAIDKYGVGADISYISTGGGAFLEFVEGKVLPAVAILEERAKA
- a CDS encoding M48 metallopeptidase family protein, with product MTALRYLQAYPPHLQEQVRQMIASDRLGDYLRQRYPERHDVQSDKALYGYAQEIKQQYLRSAPPLDKVLFDNRLDLTHRALGLNTAVSRVQGGKLKAKKEIRVASLFREAAPQFLRMIVVHELAHLRERDHNKAFYQLCQHMEPDYHQLEFDLRVYLTYRELPGNT
- a CDS encoding MliC family protein, which translates into the protein MKVLLAALALAILAGCSLLQPAQTAPADNWTRWVCDSQAEVLWRFADAQQDTVDVRLGGGDQVHRLKAEPGASGALYSDGMLAFHTKGDEGLVYWVATNDLIGRGCKAP
- a CDS encoding substrate-binding periplasmic protein, encoding MRPLLCVLGLLGLLCAGPALAQGKLRLVADSWPPFTDTSMPGGGLATSIVTTALTRAGYAIEFEEVPWARALMGVGEGRYDVLINAWYNDERTLIGQFSGAYLVNRIRLLKREGEAFSYARQSDLYPYTIAVVRDYAYSPEFDSDERLNKVPVRSFSSAVRMLAAGRVNLAVEDEYVARYNLQREPQPVREGVAFVDPPLSENSLHILVSLKHPEHQKIVARFEKAIATMKADGSYDRLLRQHGF
- a CDS encoding GNAT family N-acetyltransferase codes for the protein MSIEWICKHHGDLAKEQLYAILQLRTEVFVVEQRCAYQEVDGLDLCGDTLHLMGWDGERLVAYLRLLDPQSQDGEVVIGRVVTSPEARDMKLGHPLLLKGLEAAGHCWPGVSIYLSAQAHLQGFYARHGFEAVGEEYLEDDIPHIGMRKG
- a CDS encoding winged helix-turn-helix domain-containing protein; protein product: MTTEVSKTRSSFYRRLYVAWLIDSQTATSVPALMEATGMPRRTAQDTIAALADLDIVCEFEQQAGARNHAGHYRIRDWGAIDKQWIIQHLRQLREVLGYP
- a CDS encoding putative bifunctional diguanylate cyclase/phosphodiesterase, coding for MDGAYSQSPESSSVLLVVDDYPENLISMRALLSRQDWQVLTASSGMEALSTLLEHEVDLVLLDVQMPEMDGFEVARLMRGSQRTRLTPIIFLTANEQSEAAVLKGYASGAVDYLFKPFDPQILKPKVQAQLEQQRNRRMLQRLTRELESARAFNASILENAAEGILVVDESGCIGFANPAVSRLLDTPVDKLQGAHMLDLIQLPCANLWHESDFYQAYLGRQIFRVHDAQLRTLAGQLVPVALSCAPLPAEQKAMVVTVLDMSVVRNLHQQLEYQAVTDPLTGLLNRRGFYQAAESALLRNERSDKAKALMYMDLDGFKRINDLLGHEAGDKVLRWVADQLKECLGSEALLARMGGDEFTALFDGLPYPEQAGRYAEKLLERMSSFQQVDGLEVNLGVSIGIATYPDCGANVEGLLRAADAAMYAAKQAGRQQYRFYDQELNGRARSRLMLEDSVRTAIEQNDFSLVYQPQVAFADGRLRGFEALLRWKHPSVGDVPPGLFIPLLEEARLINRLASWIYRKGAAQRNAWSERFGSQLVLGISLSRAQFTMPGLVDELAQVIDKHQLQPDQLEVEVAETSLMYNIDAAVKQVHRLRELGIRVALDDFGAGDCSLRMLRDLPIDTLKLDRHLVARLPDSAADIALVRSVIGLCAAYDITVIAEGVETQTQAEWLKDAGCAYVQGFLVARPLTASDAGNFPVVFPWAS
- the fba gene encoding class II fructose-bisphosphate aldolase (catalyzes the reversible aldol condensation of dihydroxyacetonephosphate and glyceraldehyde 3-phosphate in the Calvin cycle, glycolysis, and/or gluconeogenesis), whose amino-acid sequence is MALISMRQMLDHAAEFGYGVPAFNVNNLEQMRAIMEAADATDSPVIVQASAGARKYAGAPFLRHLILAAIEEFPHIPVCMHQDHGTSPDVCQRSIQLGFSSVMMDGSLKEDGKTPSDYDYNVRVTQQTVAFAHACGVSVEGELGCLGSLETGQAGEEDGVGAEGILDHSQMLTDPEEAADFVKKTQVDALAIAIGTSHGAYKFTKPPTGDILAIDRIKEIHKRIPNTHLVMHGSSSVPQEWLKIINEFGGDIKETYGVPVEEIVEGIKYGVRKVNIDTDLRLASTGAIRRYMAAHPSEFDPRKFFAETVKAMRDVCIARYEAFGTAGNASKIKPITLEGMFQRYAKGELAAKIN
- the epd gene encoding erythrose-4-phosphate dehydrogenase, whose translation is MPHPRPYKVALNGYGRIGRCVLRALFERGAKAGFEIVALNDLADQASLEYLTRFDSTHGRFPGEVKVDGDCLHINGDCVKVLRSATPEGIDWAALDIDLVLECSGAYHTRADGQRFLDAGAPRVLFSQPMASEADIDATVVYGVNQDCLTGSELLVSNASCTTNCGVPLLRVLDQAFGIEYVQITTIHSAMNDQPVIDAYHHEDLRRTRSAFQSVIPVSTGLARGIERLLPELAGRIQAKAVRVPTVNVSCLDITLQTSRDTSAEEVNRVLREAALDGPLKGLLAYTELPHASCDFNHDPHSAIVDASQTRVSGPRLVNLLAWFDNEWGFANRMLDVAEHYLHVVHPTRSKQP